The following nucleotide sequence is from Fructobacillus americanaquae.
TCGCCAATAATAATAGAAGCCAGGGCAATGACAATGATACCAATTCCCATGTTAATATCCGCAAAGCCGTTGTTTTGAGCAATCACAGCGCCACCAAAGGCAATCATGGCATTTGAGACCATTAGACCCATAATGATCATTTGGTCAGTCTTAATTCCAAAGGCTGCAGCCATTTTGGCGTTATCGCCGGTAGCGATGAACGCTTGTCCGAGCTCCGTTTGCAAGAACCAGATTAAGGCGAGGGTAATCAAAATAATGATGATCAGGCCCACAAAGACGCCGTCAAAGTATTTTGGCAGACCTTCTAAGAATGGTGACGAGAAGATTGTTTTTTGATTTAAAAGAGAAATGTTAGCAGATCCCATAATTCGGAGATTAATTGACAGGCAGGCTGTCATGACCAAAATTCCGGAAAGCAAAATCGGAATCTTGCCCTTTGTATACAAAAGGCCGGTTACTAGGCCGGCTAGGGCGCCAACGAAGATGGCAGCTAAAGTTGCCAGGTAGGGGTTGGCCCCATGGGCGATTAGGGCAACAGCGGTCGCACCTCCAAGAGGAAAGGAACCTTCAACCGTCATATCGGCAAAGTTTAAAATCCTAAAAGTTAAAAACAGGGCCAGGCCCAAAACGGCCCACAAGATTCCCTGAGAAATACTTG
It contains:
- a CDS encoding ABC transporter permease codes for the protein MSIVVSSISQGILWAVLGLALFLTFRILNFADMTVEGSFPLGGATAVALIAHGANPYLATLAAIFVGALAGLVTGLLYTKGKIPILLSGILVMTACLSINLRIMGSANISLLNQKTIFSSPFLEGLPKYFDGVFVGLIIIILITLALIWFLQTELGQAFIATGDNAKMAAAFGIKTDQMIIMGLMVSNAMIAFGGAVIAQNNGFADINMGIGIIVIALASIIIGEVAFGDLSLNQRLVAVIIGSIIYRLVLLAVLQLGFSTNDLNLISSIILAIAMVLPQVRHYLKLDKLFQLGGQHHD